The following proteins are co-located in the Cryptococcus neoformans var. grubii H99 chromosome 1, complete sequence genome:
- a CDS encoding Gtr1/RagA G protein Gtr1, producing the protein MPHAARKKVLLMGKSGSGKTSMRSVIFSNFSAKDTRRLGATIDVEQSAVRFLGGLVLNLWDCGGQSAFVDNYLSSQKDTIFSNVAVLIYVFDNTTSEWESDITYFEEILLALRENSPNAGVWCLINKMDLVDKEDPKRKRYNERKEELMRVNEKVEREVGEQGREITCFPTSIWDESLYKAWSSIIHTLIPNISLITSHLTYLRDLCLCVEAVMFEAETFLVIAKSGSPLDCDPSDLDAVEAKAGAKDLDRQRFEKISEIIKGFRKVCQRNHERYQGFQAKFDACTVVLEPLSRNTYILLVSNDPRIETGAMLYNIHRAQAHVAEFGAGKIVLERKCGICKRDPKAKYECKDEDDPSVPAWDAVDKKEAPLMQPSTGAK; encoded by the exons ATGCCCCATGCTGCAAGGAAAAAG GTGCTCTTGATGGGCAAATCAG GATCCGGAAAGACATCCATGCGATCAGTCATCTT TTCAAACTTTAGTGCAAAAGATACTCGAAGATTAGGAGCTACCATCGATGTTGAGCAATCTGCTGTTCGCTTCCTCGGTGGGCTCGTGCTG AACTTGTGGGACTGTGGTGGTCAATCCGCTTTTGTAGACAATTacctctcttcccaaaAAGATaccatcttctcaaacgTCGCCGTTCTCATCTACGTATTCGATAATACCACTTCCGAATGGGAATCTGATATTACGTATTTCGAGGAAatcctcctcgccttgCGTGAGAACTCGCCAAATGCTGGGGTGTGGTGTTTGATAAACAAGATGGATCTGGTAGATAAGGAGGatccaaagaggaagaggtatAATGAGcgaaaggaagagttgatgaGGGTGAATGAAAAGGTTGAAAGGGAGGTGGGAGAGCAAGGGAGGGAGATTACATGTTTCCCAACAAGTATCTGGGATGAGTCGCTGTACAAG GCTTGGTCATCAATCATCCACACACTCATCCCAAACATATCCCTCATAACCTCCCACCTCACTTACCTCCGAGACCTCTGTTTATGCGTGGAAGCAGTCATGTTTGAAGCGGAAACATTTTTGGTCATTGCTAAATCCGGTTCACCACTAGATTGCGATCCGTCCGATTTGGATGCTGTGGAAGCGAAGGCGGGAGCAAAGGATTTGGATAGACAGAGATTTGAGAAAATTTCAGAGATTATAAAAGGTTTTAGAAAAGTCTGCCA ACGTAATCACGAACGATACCAAGGGTTTCAAGCCAAGTTCGACGCATGTACCGTCGTGCTCGAACCGCTCTCGAGAAATACATACATCCTCTTGGTCTCTAACGATCCGAGGATAGAAACAGGCGCAATGTTGTATAATATACATCGAGCGCAGGCGCATGTGGCAGAGTTTGGAGCCGGTAAGATTGTGTTGGAGAGGAAATGCGG GATATGTAAACGCGATCCAAAAGCCAAGTATGAGTGtaaagacgaagatgatcCGAGTGTGCCAGCGTGGGATGCAGTAGATAAAAAAGAGGCACCGCTGATGCAGCCAAGCACCGGAGCGAAGTGA
- a CDS encoding calcineurin-binding protein — protein sequence MTISSPQRPNGQPIEHEPTNTLALLLPHPTLFAPPVLDLLRAHYEHFGRIVHWAPVRGFGRAIVVFESEEEAENAKRQGDWLKLDVPVGGEEKVDNEGKLKDIELVLRLHYLPPTTLNPDPATTHLAPPPLPHNFLISPPGSPPEGWEPAAEEAPNRIILPEDLQRALETLELNSGSKADDGKEIILDEGGVRVQVEDTTKQERYGGEDYEMGETLESGTGAWNLPSQSGGMGTPAFGVKIMPTTRPPL from the exons ATGACCATAAGCTCACCGCAAAGACCCAACGGCCAACCTATTGAGCACGAGCCCACCAACACActcgccctccttcttcctcacccTACCCTGTTTGCACCTCCAGTCCTCGATCTGTTGCGCGCACACTATGAACATTTCGGGAGAATAGTTCACTGGGCTCCCGTAAGGGGATTCGGAAGGGCCATAGTAGTATTtgagagcgaagaagaggctgaaaATGCGAAAAGACAAGGTGATTGGTTGAAATTGGACGTTCCTGTGggtggcgaggaaaaggTCGATAATGAAGGAAAGTTAAAAGACATCGA GCTGGTCCTTCGATTACACTACCTTCCACCGACAACCCTCAACCCCGACCCAGCCACCACGCACCTTGCaccccctcctcttccacacAACTTTCTTATCTCCCCACCAGGTTCTCCGCCTGAAGGCTGGGAACCCGCAGCGGAAGAAGCCCCTAACCGGATCATCCTTCCTGAGGATTTGCAACGTGCACTGGAAACGCTGGAGTTAAATAGTGGGAGCAAGGCAGATGATGGGAAGGAGATCATCTTGGATGAAGGCGGGGTGAGAGTGCAAGTGGAGGATACGACCAAGCAGGAGAGATACGGTGGGGAGGATTATGAAATGGGGGAGACATTGGAATCTGGGACTGGTGCTTGGAATCTTCCTAGTCAATCTGGCGGTATGGGTACACCTGCCTTTGGTGTGAAGATTATGCCCACGACAAGGCCTCCTTTATGA
- a CDS encoding solute carrier family 24 (sodium/potassium/calcium exchanger), member 6: protein MPPSNQRRRTWLLLAASISIHTILLNTTRRIGERTLPRNVGLLKRFVEEGISSDDDSILVFPYLDWYNALPLTYRPIFILFLLFILAFLFSFIGISASDFFCPNLSTVAAYLGLSESTAGVTFLAFGNGSPDVFSTFSAMSSGTLGLAVGELIGAASFIVSIVVGSIAFIRPFHVPKNAFRRDVIFFTIAVLMLIVALHDGHLTFAESGSMVGLYVVYVGVVVSESWWMRRIRRRQGLKHKLSSNSISQLVKPMVVNGRLSPLPPSSMEPPSPVPIQAADREQAIFLTPGSETPTRRRTSRSHPNLIPHHYHSEPLDLPTPRANMSLLGAVEFRDVVNSLRREGSTQPSTRSNSPGGTPTPGGGRERSDYFGPAGHSHRRSISQGYAFQPQAIGMDRRTSSIRGRRRSSIHSVDIMDRDRRRTISAPSPIPASPRSSEGGDQTKAPTPVGLGISSSELNPWSDQTGHPPTPLPGFTTPSEQTSPTRSKPSLAKLVIPDNSFSQTRSSHKPPVPSISIVDPSGHTSSSPLLLTPPSRSTTSKRQKIHKNIKIALRVLFPSLQSFRHKSVLGMILAIMSVPAILALTLTLPVVDDGNEMEQGKVRLEGGDEYEGGGDGDLDGDYLSDGYDRDGNIDGDDETYGDGEGEEYDYDQGEEEADRLLNPQIGEELHHLVDHGFSPLHSPLGRIYHAAKSRMNQHVEFGHGDEGDLGSGDLSPARNEEEDGYGNEYGEEDDFFAREEGKEIDEECEEECEQAMEFNKYLVATQCVLGPAFCCFIMFNNQTYFKWVMLGSSVAGLIIAIPVLLFGKDGTAQPWRLVRCFAGFICSMMWIAAIADEVVDVLSTLGEILGLSDAIIGLTIFAVGNSLADLVANVTVAQFAPAMAYAACFGGPMLNLLLGVGGSGTYHVLFSSPHSPIIVDFSPTLWVSATGLVLMLVATAIFVPLNGYLIDRHWAACLIAGYIILMTVNVGVELKTGRD from the exons ATGCCACCGAGCAatcagaggaggaggacttGGCTCCTTCTCGCAGCCAGCATATCCATCCATACCATCCTCCTGAATACCACTCGCCGAATCGGTGAACGGACATTACCAAGGAACGTCGGACTATTGAAACGTTTCGTAGAAGAAGGTATATcttctgatgatgat TCGatcctcgtcttcccctATCTTGACTGGTACAACGCACTTCCACTCACCTACAGACCCATATTCATTctattcctcctcttcatcctcgcctttctcttttcctttattGGGATATCAGCCTCCGACTTTTTCTGTCCCAACTTATCCACAGTGGCGGCATATCTGGGGTTAAGCGAGAGCACAGCCGGAGTCACCTTTTTGGCCTTCGGTAATGGAAGCCCAGACGTGTTCAGTACATTTTCTGCTATGAGTAGCGGGACATTGGGACTGGCCGTTGGGGAGCTCATTGGAGCTGCTAGTTTCA TTGTATCCATAGTCGTCGGCTCCATCGCCTTCATCCGCCCTTTCCACGTCCCTAAAAATGCCTTTCGAAGGGATGTCATATTCTTCACCATCGCCGTCTTGATGCTCATCGTCGCCCTCCATGATGGCCATCTCACGTTTGCCGAGTCAGGCTCAATGGTAGGCCTGTACGTTGTCTATGTTGGGGTTGTCGTCTCTGAAAGTTGGTGGATGAGGCGGATAAGAAGACGGCAGGGGCTTAAACACAAGCTATCATCAAACTCCATCTCTCAACTAGTCAAACCAATGGTCGTAAACGGCCGTCTTAGTCCCCTACCGCCTTCGTCCATGGAACCCCCTTCGCCTGTCCCTATCCAAGCCGCCGATAGGGAGCAAGCTATCTTTCTTACTCCTGGGAGCGAAACCCCTACTCGACGACGGACATCACGCTCTCACCCCAACCTCATTCCCCACCATTATCATAGCGAGCCTTTGGATCTCCCTACACCACGAGCGAACATGTCTCTCTTGGGTGCCGTCGAATTCCGAGACGTTGTCAATTCACTAAGACGAGAAGGCTCAACTCAGCCTAGTACGAGGTCTAATAGCCCTGGTGGCACACCTACCCCAGGCGGTGGTAGAGAGCGATCGGATTATTTTGGACCTGCAGGCCATAGCCATAGGAGATCGATCTCTCAAGGATATGCGTTCCAGCCGCAAGCCATAGGGATGGATAGAAGAACAAGTTCCataaggggaagaagaagatcgtCCATTCACTCTGTCGACATTATGGATCGAGACCGCAGACGGACCATTTCTGCCCCCTCCCCTATCCCCGCATCACCTCGTTCCTCAGAAGGGGGCGATCAGACAAAGGCACCGACTCCTGTAGGGTTAGGTATAAGCTCTTCCGAGCTGAATCCTTGGTCAGACCAAACCGGTCACCCGCCTACTCCTTTACCTGGTTTTACTACCCCTTCGGAACAGACGTCTCCCACAAGGTCAAAACCCAGCTTAGCCAAGTTGGTCATCCCTGATAACAGTTTCTCTCAAACACGCTCATCGCACAAACCGCCTGTCCCTTCCATATCCATCGTCGACCCTTCCGGACatacctcttcctcacctttACTCCTTACCCCTCCTTCACGCTCCACCACCTCAAAGCGTCAGAAGATTCACAAAAACATCAAAATCGCTCTTCGTgtcctttttccttcccttcaatCTTTCCGGCACAAATCGGTACTCGGCATGATTCTCGCCATCATGTCCGTCCCCGCCATTTTGGCGTTAACTTTGACTTTACCtgtggtggatgatgggaATGAAATGGAGCAAGGTAAGGTGAGACTTGAAGGCGGGGATGAATATGAAGGTGGGGGCGATGGCGATTTAGATGGTGACTATTTGAGTGATGGATATGACCGAGATGGCAATattgatggagatgatgaaacgtatggagatggggaaggggaagagtaTGATTATGAtcaaggcgaagaagaagcggacCGATTACTCAACCCACAAATAGGTGAAGAACTCCATCATCTCGTAGACCACGGTTTCTCTCCGCTTCATTCTCCACTGGGGAGGATCTACCACGCTGCTAAGAGTCGGATGAACCAGCATGTGGAATTTGGACACGGGGACGAAGGGGATCTAGGGTCAGGAGACTTGAGCCCAGCGAGaaacgaagaggaagatggctATGGAAATGAAtatggagaggaagacgacttTTTTgcaagggaagaaggaaaggagatcgatgaagaatgcGAAGAAGAGTGTGAGCAGGCAATGGAATTCAACAAGTATCTCGTCGCGACACAATGTGTCTTGGGTCCTGCTTTTTGCTGTTTCATCATGTTCA ACAATCAAACTTACTTCAAATGGGTCATGCTCGGATCCTCCGTCGCCGgcctcatcatcgccatccCCGTCCTCTTGTTTGGTAAAGACGGGACAGCTCAACCGTGGCGTTTGGTGAGATGCTTTGCAGGGTTTATCTGCAGTATGATGTGGATTGCTGCAATTGCCGATGAGGTGGTTGATGTCCTGAGT ACGTTGGGAGAGATTTTGGGATTGAGCGACGCAATTATTGGCCTCACCA TCTTTGCTGTGGGAAATTCTCTTGCCGACCTAGTAGCCAACGTCACTGTGGCGCAGTTTGCCCCGGCGATGGCCTATGCTGCGTGTTTCGGTGGCCC TATGCTTAACCTCCTTCTCGGTGTCGGCGGTTCAGGTACCTACCAcgtcctcttttcctccccccATTCACCCATCATTGTCGATTTTTCACCGACCTTGTGGGTTTCGGCCACTGGTCTCGTCCTCATGCTTGTGGCTACCGCCATATTTGTGCCTCTTAATGGATACCTGATCGATAGGCATTGGGCGGCATGTCTCATAGCGGGCTACATCATACTGATGACGGTGAACGTGGGCGTAGAGCTCAAGACTGGGAGAGATTAA